The following coding sequences lie in one Streptomyces venezuelae genomic window:
- a CDS encoding GlxA family transcriptional regulator translates to MADTAATTPAPAPVRRHRVVVLALDGVIPFELGIPQRIFKGARTPEGRRLYEVVTCSVRPPGPVRTDADFAIVVEHGPEALALADTVVIPASYELGPVYEEGRLTAELTAALAHIRPGTRLMAICTGGYILAAAGLLDGRPATTHWSSADHFQQLFPRVEVDADVLFIDDGDVLTSAGVAAGIDLCLHVVRRDHGTAVANEVARRTVVPPHRDGGQAQYIHRPVPEPQLATTRTARAWALGRLDRPLQLRDMAAQESMSVRTFTRRFREEVGVSPGQWLTQQRVERARHLLESTDLSVDQVAADAGFGTAQSMRQHLQAALGVTPTAYRRTFRAAPAH, encoded by the coding sequence ATGGCCGACACAGCCGCCACCACACCCGCACCCGCCCCCGTCCGGCGCCACCGCGTCGTCGTCCTCGCCCTGGACGGCGTGATCCCCTTCGAACTGGGCATCCCGCAGCGCATCTTCAAGGGGGCGCGCACGCCGGAGGGGCGACGGTTGTACGAGGTGGTGACCTGCTCGGTCCGTCCGCCGGGCCCCGTCCGCACGGACGCCGACTTCGCGATCGTCGTCGAGCACGGACCCGAGGCGCTGGCCCTGGCCGACACGGTTGTGATCCCGGCGTCGTACGAGCTGGGCCCGGTGTACGAGGAGGGCCGCCTCACCGCCGAACTGACCGCCGCCCTCGCCCACATCAGGCCGGGCACCCGCTTGATGGCCATCTGCACGGGCGGGTACATCCTGGCCGCCGCCGGCCTCCTGGACGGCCGCCCCGCCACCACGCACTGGTCGTCCGCCGACCATTTCCAGCAGCTCTTCCCGCGCGTCGAGGTCGACGCGGACGTGCTGTTCATCGATGACGGCGACGTCCTCACGTCGGCGGGCGTGGCCGCGGGCATCGACCTGTGTCTGCATGTCGTACGCCGCGACCACGGCACCGCCGTCGCCAACGAAGTGGCCCGCCGTACCGTCGTACCGCCGCACCGGGACGGCGGGCAGGCCCAGTACATCCACCGCCCGGTGCCCGAACCGCAGCTGGCCACGACGCGCACGGCACGCGCGTGGGCGCTCGGCCGCCTCGACCGGCCGCTGCAGCTGCGCGACATGGCGGCACAGGAGTCGATGTCGGTCCGCACGTTCACGCGGCGGTTCCGTGAGGAGGTCGGCGTCAGTCCCGGTCAGTGGCTGACGCAGCAGCGCGTGGAGCGGGCGCGGCACCTCCTCGAGTCGACGGACCTCTCCGTCGACCAGGTGGCGGCGGACGCGGGCTTCGGGACGGCGCAGTCGATGCGGCAGCACCTTCAGGCGGCGCTAGGGGTCACGCCGACGGCCTACCGCCGAACGTTCCGCGCGGCCCCCGCCCACTGA
- a CDS encoding MFS transporter has protein sequence MGYSAVRSWGVVRWGVVAVGARMPVAGAPLALVFLVRERPGGYVLGAALAAAYVVGEIVGAPVLGMRIRAERARAEMAVGLGVGGLAFAGLGVLHGAHPLALGACAFVAGAAPAAAPGALRTLLTSIVPEAAAAQALAVESMLTFAIWAVAPAAVTGLALGVSPVLPLLLAGLLMVGSVAGLWMLPAGWRADADDRGGESMVRILARAWPLFVTGAASLSMLALAELVLPALLEQRGIDVGWAGPLLVALAVGSAVGSFVYGLRRWPGRLRTQSMVLMFGVSGCLALVALLPGVPWLFVALAVAGVLQAGVMLTRNLALREALPPSALAAGYSVMYAAVGAGYAASGSLAGGLLSVVSPSTAILAGVGLGIVLTLVGVAGEVKPAAAVEDDTGSVGGGRAERSAVGRRRDP, from the coding sequence GTGGGGTATTCGGCGGTCAGGTCGTGGGGCGTGGTGCGGTGGGGGGTCGTCGCCGTGGGGGCGCGGATGCCCGTCGCGGGTGCGCCGCTCGCGTTGGTGTTTCTTGTTCGGGAGCGGCCCGGTGGGTATGTCCTCGGGGCCGCGCTGGCCGCCGCGTACGTCGTGGGGGAGATCGTCGGCGCGCCCGTGCTGGGGATGCGGATCCGGGCGGAGCGGGCCCGCGCCGAGATGGCCGTGGGGCTGGGGGTCGGCGGGCTCGCCTTCGCGGGGCTCGGCGTACTGCACGGCGCCCACCCCCTCGCCCTCGGAGCCTGCGCCTTCGTCGCCGGCGCCGCCCCCGCCGCCGCCCCGGGCGCCCTGCGCACCCTGCTGACGAGCATCGTGCCGGAGGCGGCCGCCGCCCAGGCGCTGGCCGTCGAGTCGATGCTGACGTTCGCCATCTGGGCGGTCGCGCCCGCCGCCGTCACGGGGCTCGCCCTCGGCGTGTCCCCGGTGCTGCCCCTGCTCCTGGCCGGTCTCCTGATGGTCGGCTCCGTCGCGGGGCTCTGGATGCTGCCCGCCGGATGGCGCGCGGACGCCGACGACCGCGGCGGTGAGTCCATGGTGCGGATCCTCGCCCGTGCCTGGCCCCTGTTCGTGACGGGCGCGGCGAGCCTGTCGATGCTGGCGCTCGCCGAACTCGTGTTGCCCGCCCTGCTGGAGCAGCGCGGCATCGACGTCGGCTGGGCGGGTCCGCTGCTGGTGGCGCTCGCCGTCGGATCGGCGGTCGGATCGTTCGTGTACGGGCTGCGGCGCTGGCCGGGGCGGCTGCGTACACAGAGCATGGTGTTGATGTTCGGCGTCTCGGGGTGTCTCGCCCTCGTCGCCCTCCTGCCCGGCGTGCCCTGGCTGTTCGTCGCGCTCGCGGTCGCCGGCGTGCTGCAGGCCGGCGTGATGCTGACCAGGAACCTGGCGCTGCGCGAGGCGCTGCCGCCCAGCGCGCTCGCCGCGGGCTACTCGGTGATGTACGCGGCCGTCGGCGCCGGTTACGCCGCCAGCGGGTCCCTCGCCGGTGGCCTGCTCAGCGTCGTGTCGCCGTCCACGGCGATCCTGGCGGGCGTCGGACTGGGGATCGTCCTCACGCTGGTGGGGGTGGCGGGGGAAGTGAAGCCTGCCGCAGCGGTGGAGGACGACACCGGGTCAGTGGGCGGGGGCCGCGCGGAACGTTCGGCGGTAGGCCGTCGGCGTGACCCCTAG
- a CDS encoding alcohol dehydrogenase catalytic domain-containing protein translates to MRGVVFDGARVEVVDDLEIRDPGPGEVLVAVAAAGLCHSDLSVIDGTIPFPPPVVLGHEGAGVVEAVGAGVVHVAPGDHVALSTIANCGACGECHRGRPTMCRKAIGTPDQPFTRGGKPVYQFAANSSFAERTIVKGVQAVRIPDDIPLTSAALIGCAVVTGVGAALNRAKVDRGDSVVVIGTGGIGLNVLQGARIAGARVIVAVDANPEKEAAARRFGATHFFGSTDGVREVLPQGADHAFECVGRVELVREAVDLLDRHGQAVLLGMPGATAEASFVVASMFLDKSILGCRYGSSRPQRDFALYADLYREGRLLLDELVTATYPVEDFEVAVGDAEAGRVARGVLTF, encoded by the coding sequence ATGAGGGGCGTTGTCTTCGACGGGGCGCGGGTCGAGGTCGTCGACGACCTGGAGATACGTGATCCGGGGCCGGGCGAGGTGCTGGTCGCGGTGGCGGCGGCCGGGCTGTGCCACAGCGATCTGTCGGTGATCGACGGGACCATTCCGTTTCCGCCGCCGGTGGTGCTGGGGCACGAGGGCGCGGGGGTCGTCGAGGCGGTGGGGGCGGGGGTCGTGCATGTGGCGCCGGGGGATCACGTGGCGCTGTCCACGATCGCGAACTGTGGCGCGTGCGGGGAGTGCCATCGGGGGCGGCCGACCATGTGCCGGAAGGCGATCGGGACGCCGGACCAGCCGTTCACACGGGGCGGCAAGCCGGTGTACCAGTTCGCGGCGAACTCGTCCTTCGCGGAGCGCACGATCGTGAAGGGCGTGCAGGCGGTGCGGATCCCGGACGACATTCCGCTGACGTCCGCGGCGCTGATCGGGTGCGCCGTGGTGACGGGGGTGGGCGCGGCGCTGAACCGGGCGAAGGTCGACCGGGGGGACTCGGTGGTGGTGATCGGTACGGGTGGGATCGGGCTCAATGTGTTGCAGGGGGCGCGGATCGCGGGGGCACGGGTGATCGTCGCGGTCGACGCGAATCCGGAGAAGGAAGCGGCGGCGAGGCGCTTCGGGGCGACGCACTTCTTCGGGTCGACGGACGGGGTGCGGGAGGTGCTGCCTCAGGGGGCGGACCACGCATTCGAGTGCGTGGGACGGGTGGAGTTGGTACGGGAAGCGGTGGATCTCCTGGACCGGCACGGGCAGGCGGTGCTGCTGGGGATGCCGGGGGCGACGGCTGAGGCGTCGTTCGTGGTGGCGTCGATGTTCTTGGACAAGTCGATTCTGGGGTGCCGGTACGGGAGTTCGCGGCCGCAGCGTGATTTCGCGCTGTACGCGGACCTGTACCGGGAGGGGCGCTTGCTCCTGGACGAGCTGGTGACGGCGACGTATCCGGTGGAGGACTTCGAGGTGGCGGTGGGGGACGCGGAGGCGGGGAGGGTGGCGCGGGGGGTTCTGACGTTCTGA
- a CDS encoding acyl-CoA dehydrogenase family protein, with translation MEFGFGVEDEAFRAEARAWLAEHLTGEFAAAVGRGGPGSEHEGGALRRAWERELGRGGWIGLGWDVGAGSGAGSDSGAGAGSGAGVNAGVDAGAGVGVYGNRRATLTQQVVWAEEYARVRAPGRYGHIGENLLAPTLLAYGSREQRDEFLPPIARGETLWCQGYSEPGAGSDLAGVRTRAERDGAGDFRVTGQKIWTSLAHEADWCFVLARTGSGDGARPHEGLSFLLVPMDQPGRIEVRPIRQLTGTSEFNEVFFDGARARAAHVVGGVGNGWRVAMGLLGFERGVSTLVQQIGFAEELAAVVREAVTGGAVDDPVVRDRLVRQWGELRVMRWNALRTLGSAGVGAGAGGGSVVGAPSVAKLLWGRWHQRLGELAMAVRGASAAVGPEDWRADAPYELDALQRLFLFSRADTVYGGSDEVQRNIIAERVLGLPREARGPR, from the coding sequence ATGGAGTTCGGGTTCGGGGTCGAGGACGAGGCGTTCCGCGCGGAGGCGCGCGCGTGGCTCGCGGAGCACCTCACCGGGGAGTTCGCCGCCGCGGTGGGGAGGGGCGGGCCCGGGAGCGAGCACGAGGGGGGTGCGCTGCGGCGGGCGTGGGAGCGGGAGTTGGGGCGTGGGGGGTGGATCGGGCTCGGGTGGGATGTGGGGGCGGGCTCGGGTGCGGGGTCGGACTCCGGTGCGGGTGCGGGGTCGGGTGCGGGTGTGAATGCCGGTGTCGATGCCGGTGCCGGTGTCGGTGTGTACGGGAATCGGCGGGCCACGTTGACCCAGCAGGTGGTCTGGGCCGAGGAGTACGCGCGCGTGCGGGCGCCCGGACGGTACGGGCACATCGGCGAGAACCTGCTCGCGCCCACGCTCCTCGCGTACGGGAGCCGGGAGCAGCGGGACGAGTTCCTGCCGCCCATCGCGCGCGGCGAGACGCTGTGGTGCCAGGGGTACAGCGAGCCCGGGGCCGGGTCGGATCTCGCGGGGGTGCGGACGCGGGCCGAGCGGGACGGGGCGGGCGACTTCCGGGTGACCGGGCAGAAGATCTGGACATCGTTGGCGCATGAGGCGGACTGGTGTTTTGTGCTGGCGCGGACGGGGAGCGGCGACGGGGCGCGGCCCCATGAGGGGTTGTCGTTTCTGCTCGTTCCCATGGATCAGCCGGGGCGGATCGAGGTCCGGCCCATTCGGCAGCTGACCGGGACCAGTGAGTTCAACGAGGTCTTCTTCGACGGTGCACGCGCGCGTGCGGCCCATGTGGTGGGCGGCGTCGGCAACGGCTGGCGGGTCGCCATGGGGCTCCTCGGCTTCGAGCGGGGCGTGTCCACGCTGGTGCAGCAGATCGGCTTCGCGGAGGAGCTGGCGGCGGTCGTACGGGAGGCCGTGACGGGCGGGGCGGTCGACGACCCGGTGGTGCGGGATCGGCTGGTGCGGCAGTGGGGGGAGCTGCGGGTGATGCGGTGGAACGCGTTGCGGACGTTGGGGAGTGCGGGGGTGGGGGCGGGCGCGGGTGGCGGCTCGGTTGTCGGCGCGCCCAGTGTGGCCAAGTTGCTGTGGGGGCGGTGGCATCAGCGGCTCGGGGAGCTGGCGATGGCCGTGCGGGGGGCGTCGGCGGCGGTCGGGCCGGAGGACTGGCGTGCGGACGCGCCGTACGAACTCGACGCGCTGCAAAGGCTGTTCCTGTTCAGTCGCGCCGACACCGTGTACGGCGGCTCGGACGAAGTGCAGCGGAACATCATCGCCGAGCGGGTGCTCGGTCTGCCGAGAGAGGCCAGGGGGCCTCGGTGA
- a CDS encoding SDR family NAD(P)-dependent oxidoreductase: MGNFLAGKVVAVTGAGRGIGRAVALAAAAEGAKVVVNDYGVSMEGAEPASEIADAVVKEIHAAGGEAVAVADDISTMAGGQRVVDVALAEYGRVDGVVCVAGILRERMLFNMSEEEWDPVVATHLKGTFTVFRAASAVMRKQGSGTLIGFTSGNHQGSVAQANYSAAKGGIISLVRSAALGLHKYGVTANAVAPVARTRMSANVPMELKEIGEPEDVAALVTYLLSDRAREENITGQVYTIAGPKIAVWAQPRELRAGYAEGAWTPEKIADFLPGTVGTDPMPLLAQLEAMAKAAAGRERPNA, from the coding sequence GTGGGGAACTTCTTGGCAGGCAAGGTGGTCGCCGTGACCGGCGCGGGACGCGGCATCGGCAGGGCCGTCGCGCTCGCCGCGGCGGCCGAGGGGGCGAAGGTCGTCGTCAACGACTACGGCGTCTCCATGGAGGGCGCCGAGCCGGCCAGTGAGATAGCGGACGCCGTCGTCAAGGAGATCCACGCCGCGGGCGGCGAGGCCGTCGCCGTCGCGGACGACATCTCGACGATGGCGGGCGGACAGCGCGTCGTCGACGTCGCGCTCGCCGAGTACGGGCGTGTGGACGGGGTCGTGTGCGTCGCCGGGATCCTGCGCGAGCGGATGCTGTTCAACATGTCCGAGGAGGAGTGGGACCCCGTGGTCGCCACGCACCTCAAGGGCACGTTCACGGTGTTCCGTGCGGCGTCCGCGGTGATGCGCAAGCAGGGCTCCGGCACGCTGATCGGCTTCACCAGCGGCAACCACCAGGGCTCGGTCGCGCAGGCCAACTACAGCGCGGCGAAGGGCGGGATCATCTCGCTGGTGCGGAGTGCGGCGCTGGGGCTGCACAAGTACGGGGTGACCGCGAACGCGGTGGCGCCCGTCGCCCGTACGCGGATGTCGGCGAACGTGCCGATGGAGCTCAAGGAGATCGGCGAGCCGGAGGATGTCGCCGCGCTCGTCACGTACCTGCTCAGCGACCGGGCGCGCGAGGAGAACATCACCGGCCAGGTCTACACGATCGCCGGCCCCAAGATCGCGGTCTGGGCACAGCCGCGCGAGCTGCGTGCGGGGTACGCGGAGGGGGCCTGGACCCCCGAGAAGATCGCGGACTTCCTGCCCGGGACGGTCGGCACCGACCCGATGCCGTTGCTGGCGCAGCTGGAGGCGATGGCGAAGGCGGCGGCGGGGAGGGAGCGGCCGAACGCGTAG
- a CDS encoding cyclase family protein: MPAPDATPPAASLPPEFHDIAKRVSNWGRWGTGDEIGTLNLITDDVVRAASAEVRTGRRVPLALPLKEDGVQTGLIPGRVNPLHTMVQINQELFGPGTVATSDDAVTMGLQTATHWDALTHASHSGKIYNGRPADTITAHEGARFSGIDKARHIVSRGVLLDVARAKGLDRLPGDHAVTPEDLDEAAEFGRVTVRAGDIALVRTGQMQVYLAGDKHAYGYPSPGLSIRTPEWFHARDVAAVANDTLTFEIFPPEIENLWLPVHALHLVEMGMIQGQNWNLENLSTACAEVSRYTFLLCAMPEPFTGGTGTPVAPVAVL, encoded by the coding sequence ATGCCAGCGCCCGACGCGACACCCCCAGCCGCCTCGCTCCCGCCCGAGTTCCACGACATCGCCAAGCGCGTCTCGAACTGGGGCCGTTGGGGGACCGGGGACGAGATCGGAACCCTCAACCTCATCACCGACGACGTCGTGCGCGCCGCGTCCGCCGAGGTCCGCACCGGCCGCCGCGTCCCGCTCGCGCTGCCGCTGAAGGAGGACGGCGTGCAGACCGGGCTGATCCCGGGGCGCGTGAACCCCCTGCACACCATGGTGCAGATCAACCAGGAGCTCTTCGGGCCCGGCACGGTCGCCACCAGCGACGACGCCGTGACGATGGGGCTGCAGACGGCGACCCACTGGGACGCCCTCACGCACGCGTCACACTCGGGGAAGATCTACAACGGCCGCCCCGCGGACACCATCACGGCCCACGAGGGCGCACGCTTCAGCGGCATCGACAAGGCCCGCCACATCGTCTCGCGCGGCGTCCTCCTGGACGTGGCCCGCGCCAAGGGGCTCGACCGGCTGCCGGGCGACCACGCCGTCACGCCCGAAGACCTCGACGAGGCAGCGGAGTTCGGGCGTGTCACGGTCCGCGCGGGCGACATCGCGCTGGTGCGCACGGGCCAGATGCAGGTCTATCTGGCGGGCGACAAACACGCGTACGGTTACCCGTCCCCCGGCCTCTCGATCCGTACGCCCGAGTGGTTCCACGCGCGGGACGTCGCCGCGGTCGCGAACGACACGCTGACCTTCGAGATCTTCCCGCCGGAGATCGAGAACCTGTGGCTGCCCGTGCACGCGCTCCACCTCGTCGAGATGGGAATGATCCAGGGCCAGAACTGGAATCTGGAAAACTTGTCCACAGCCTGTGCAGAAGTTTCCCGCTACACGTTCCTGCTGTGCGCGATGCCGGAACCGTTCACCGGCGGTACGGGCACCCCGGTGGCGCCGGTCGCCGTTCTGTGA
- a CDS encoding ATP-binding protein — protein MQVLQVQLEVGADPAEVGRARRWARSRLAGSGIEADEPVAETLILLISELVTNAVVHTGCPAVLRMLLPRVLADAPGTVRVEVADRSARPPAQRHADGDDTNGRGLELVDGLADRWGWQPEGAGKSIWCEVDRCEPGVAAVEFEGTTHDGQAYDAQACERAWAPSAHGPMACDVTTPLGVTACDGAAYERAVRSRVAFGDVDSVYEAV, from the coding sequence GTGCAGGTGCTTCAAGTTCAGCTGGAGGTCGGGGCCGACCCCGCGGAGGTGGGGCGGGCCAGACGATGGGCGCGGTCCAGGCTCGCGGGCTCCGGGATAGAGGCCGATGAGCCGGTCGCCGAGACGCTGATCCTGCTGATCTCGGAACTCGTCACCAACGCCGTTGTGCACACCGGCTGTCCGGCCGTGCTGCGCATGCTGCTCCCGCGCGTCCTCGCCGACGCGCCGGGGACGGTCAGGGTCGAGGTGGCCGACCGGAGCGCCCGTCCGCCCGCCCAGCGGCACGCGGACGGCGACGACACCAACGGCCGCGGCCTGGAGCTGGTCGACGGGCTCGCCGACCGCTGGGGCTGGCAGCCCGAGGGTGCGGGCAAGAGCATCTGGTGCGAGGTCGACCGGTGCGAGCCCGGCGTCGCGGCGGTGGAGTTCGAGGGCACGACGCATGACGGGCAGGCGTACGACGCCCAGGCCTGCGAGCGGGCCTGGGCTCCGTCGGCCCACGGGCCGATGGCGTGCGACGTGACGACACCCCTCGGGGTGACCGCGTGCGACGGGGCCGCGTACGAGAGGGCGGTCCGCAGCCGGGTCGCCTTCGGGGACGTGGACAGCGTCTACGAAGCGGTGTGA
- a CDS encoding acyl-CoA dehydrogenase family protein: MDFQLDDDQQALKAGMRRLLEGRFSLRDATDRIDRALWRELGDAGFFSLALPEAEGGVGLGLPEAVLVFEEAGRVLLPGPAVATFLAAGDVPGAATGEAVVTAVDGALVPWLEEADVVQGDTSGAVPLRSVDPLTPLHRVPDAGGLDRGALLYAAEQLGSAAHTCETAVQYARQREQFGRPIGAFQAVKHLCAQMLVRAELARGAVYAAAVTGDRLEVSAAKLLADDAAVRNARDCLQVHGGMGFTWESEVHLHLKRAWVRAELGRSARAAEEELAEALTEAP, from the coding sequence ATGGATTTCCAACTCGACGACGACCAGCAGGCGTTGAAGGCCGGGATGAGGCGGCTCCTGGAGGGCCGGTTCTCGCTGCGGGACGCCACGGACCGGATCGACCGCGCGCTCTGGCGCGAGCTGGGGGACGCCGGCTTCTTCTCCCTGGCCCTGCCCGAGGCGGAGGGCGGCGTCGGACTGGGGCTGCCGGAGGCCGTGTTGGTCTTCGAGGAGGCGGGCCGGGTCCTGCTGCCCGGGCCCGCCGTGGCGACGTTCCTGGCGGCGGGCGACGTACCGGGCGCGGCGACGGGAGAGGCCGTGGTGACCGCCGTCGACGGCGCGCTGGTGCCGTGGCTGGAGGAGGCGGACGTGGTCCAGGGCGACACGTCCGGAGCCGTCCCCCTCCGTTCCGTCGACCCGCTGACGCCGCTGCACCGCGTCCCCGACGCGGGCGGCCTCGACCGCGGCGCGCTCCTCTACGCGGCGGAACAGCTCGGCAGCGCCGCACACACCTGCGAGACGGCCGTCCAATACGCACGGCAGCGGGAGCAGTTCGGGCGTCCGATCGGCGCGTTCCAGGCGGTGAAGCACCTCTGCGCACAGATGCTCGTACGCGCCGAGCTCGCCCGCGGCGCCGTGTACGCGGCCGCCGTCACCGGGGACCGCCTGGAGGTGTCCGCCGCCAAGCTGCTGGCCGACGACGCGGCCGTCCGCAACGCGCGGGACTGCCTCCAGGTGCACGGCGGGATGGGTTTCACCTGGGAGTCGGAGGTCCACCTGCACCTCAAGCGGGCCTGGGTGCGGGCCGAGCTCGGACGGTCGGCGCGGGCCGCGGAGGAGGAGCTCGCCGAGGCGCTCACGGAGGCGCCCTGA
- a CDS encoding acyl-CoA dehydrogenase family protein: protein MDLTYTDEEEAFRAGLRDWLSLVLPELPAKPSPQDWPGRRAYDTAWQRLLYDAGYGEVHWDASPTQRLIFLEETEKAGAPYVGANFVGLLHAGPTIASEGTPEQRDRWLPPVLRGDEVWCQGFSEPDAGSDLASLRTRAWRDGDHYVVSGSKIWTSHAEVADWCELLVRTTPVSESVPKHRGITWLAMPMDAPGITVRPLRTLAGSTEFAEMFLDDVRVPVANRVGEENDGWRVTMVTLSYERGTAFVGEVVACRRVLGELAREARDNGRWDDPALRRRLGRLNAEFSALWRLTQWNVSEAQRTGGVPGVGGSVFKLRYSHARQELYDAAAEVLGTGALDLAHEWTLDRLSSLSYTIAAGTSQIQQNIVAERILGLPKGR from the coding sequence ATGGACCTCACGTACACCGACGAGGAGGAAGCCTTCCGGGCCGGGCTGCGCGACTGGCTCTCGCTCGTGCTGCCCGAACTCCCCGCGAAGCCCTCACCCCAGGACTGGCCGGGACGGCGCGCCTACGACACCGCGTGGCAGCGCCTCCTGTACGACGCGGGCTACGGAGAGGTCCACTGGGACGCCTCGCCCACGCAGCGCCTCATCTTCCTGGAGGAGACGGAAAAGGCGGGCGCCCCCTACGTAGGGGCCAATTTCGTGGGCCTGCTCCACGCGGGCCCGACCATCGCCTCCGAGGGCACGCCGGAACAGCGGGATCGCTGGCTGCCGCCCGTCCTGCGCGGCGACGAGGTGTGGTGCCAGGGCTTCAGCGAACCCGACGCCGGATCCGACCTCGCGTCGCTGCGCACGCGCGCGTGGCGGGACGGCGACCACTACGTGGTGAGCGGCTCCAAGATCTGGACCTCTCACGCGGAGGTCGCCGACTGGTGCGAGCTCCTGGTGCGCACGACGCCGGTCAGCGAGTCCGTGCCGAAGCACCGCGGCATCACCTGGCTCGCGATGCCGATGGACGCCCCCGGCATCACCGTGCGGCCGCTGCGCACGCTCGCGGGCTCCACGGAGTTCGCCGAGATGTTCCTCGACGACGTGCGCGTCCCGGTGGCGAACCGGGTCGGCGAGGAGAACGACGGCTGGCGCGTGACGATGGTGACCCTCTCGTACGAGCGGGGCACCGCCTTCGTGGGCGAGGTGGTGGCCTGCCGGCGCGTCCTCGGCGAGCTGGCCCGCGAGGCCCGCGACAACGGCCGCTGGGACGACCCGGCGCTGCGGCGCAGGCTCGGGCGGCTGAACGCCGAGTTCTCGGCGCTGTGGCGGCTCACGCAGTGGAACGTGAGCGAGGCGCAGCGCACCGGCGGCGTCCCCGGGGTCGGCGGCTCCGTCTTCAAGCTGCGCTACTCGCACGCTCGACAGGAGCTGTACGACGCCGCCGCCGAGGTGCTCGGCACGGGCGCCCTCGACCTCGCCCACGAGTGGACGCTCGACCGCCTCTCCTCGCTCTCGTACACGATCGCCGCGGGCACCTCGCAGATCCAGCAGAACATCGTAGCCGAGCGCATCCTCGGCCTCCCGAAGGGCCGGTGA
- a CDS encoding class I adenylate-forming enzyme family protein: MNETAYALGESRTLWELIARRADLTPDRPVLVQATAEPSGDRTLTFGELRDRAERVAAGLYERGVRPGTVVAWQLPTRIETALLSFALARIGAVQSPLIPFLRDREVGYALRESKAEFFAVPGVWRGFDHTEMAHRLTAGGERAVEVFEAYASLPEADPAVLPPPPSDGTAVRWIYWTSGTTSDPKGVLHTDRSLIAGGSCLAHALHLKESDVGSMAFPFAHIAGPDYTVMLLLYGFPAVMFEHFALPASLDGYRRHGVTVAGGSTAFYSMFLTEQRQLPEGQKVIPTLRLLAGGGAPKPPEVYHAVVREMGCQLTHGYGMTEVPMITMGAPDDTAENLATTEGLPPEGMEIRITDADGNELPPDTDGEVRLRGEAVCRGYLDPAQSADVFDADGFLITGDLGHLRKSGHLVLTGRAKDIIIRKGENISAKEIEDLLHRHPAVGEAAVIGLPDAERGERVCAVVEQRAGTGTLTLEAVTSYLRGEGLSTYKLPEQLELVEALPRNETLRKVLKYKLRERFSATRER, encoded by the coding sequence GTGAACGAGACCGCGTACGCGCTGGGCGAGTCCCGCACCCTCTGGGAACTGATCGCCCGCCGCGCCGACCTCACCCCCGACAGGCCCGTCCTCGTGCAGGCCACCGCCGAGCCCTCCGGGGACCGCACGCTCACCTTCGGTGAACTGCGGGACCGCGCCGAGCGCGTCGCCGCCGGGCTCTACGAGAGGGGCGTACGGCCCGGCACGGTCGTCGCCTGGCAGCTGCCCACCCGCATCGAGACCGCCCTGCTGTCCTTCGCGCTGGCCCGCATAGGCGCCGTCCAGTCGCCCCTGATCCCCTTCCTGCGGGACCGCGAAGTCGGCTACGCGCTCCGGGAGTCCAAGGCGGAGTTCTTCGCCGTACCGGGCGTCTGGCGCGGTTTCGACCACACGGAGATGGCCCACAGGCTCACCGCGGGGGGTGAGCGCGCGGTCGAGGTCTTCGAGGCGTACGCGTCGCTGCCCGAGGCCGACCCCGCCGTACTGCCCCCGCCGCCCTCCGACGGCACCGCGGTGCGCTGGATCTACTGGACCTCGGGGACCACCTCCGACCCCAAGGGCGTCCTGCACACCGACCGTTCGCTGATCGCGGGCGGCTCGTGCCTGGCCCACGCCCTGCACCTGAAGGAGTCGGACGTCGGGTCGATGGCGTTCCCCTTCGCCCACATCGCGGGCCCCGACTACACCGTGATGCTGCTGCTCTACGGCTTCCCCGCCGTCATGTTCGAGCACTTCGCGCTCCCCGCGTCACTCGACGGCTACCGGCGGCACGGCGTGACCGTGGCGGGCGGCTCGACCGCGTTCTACTCGATGTTCCTCACCGAGCAGCGCCAACTGCCCGAAGGGCAGAAGGTCATCCCCACGCTGCGCCTCCTCGCGGGCGGCGGGGCGCCCAAGCCGCCTGAGGTCTACCACGCGGTGGTGCGCGAGATGGGCTGCCAACTGACGCATGGGTACGGCATGACGGAGGTGCCGATGATCACGATGGGCGCCCCCGACGACACCGCGGAGAATCTCGCGACGACGGAAGGGCTGCCCCCCGAGGGCATGGAGATCCGCATCACGGACGCGGACGGCAACGAGCTGCCGCCCGACACGGACGGCGAGGTGCGGCTGCGCGGGGAAGCCGTGTGCCGGGGCTATCTGGACCCGGCGCAGAGCGCGGACGTCTTCGACGCCGACGGGTTCCTGATCACCGGAGACCTCGGCCACCTCAGGAAGAGCGGCCATCTCGTCCTCACCGGACGGGCGAAGGACATCATCATCCGCAAGGGGGAGAACATCTCCGCGAAGGAGATCGAGGATCTGCTCCACCGGCACCCGGCCGTCGGCGAGGCGGCCGTGATCGGCCTGCCCGACGCCGAACGCGGGGAGCGCGTCTGCGCGGTCGTCGAACAGCGCGCGGGCACCGGCACGTTGACGCTGGAGGCCGTCACCTCGTACCTGCGCGGGGAAGGCCTCTCCACCTACAAGCTGCCGGAACAGCTGGAGCTGGTCGAGGCGCTTCCCCGCAACGAGACGCTGCGCAAGGTCCTCAAGTACAAGCTGAGGGAGCGCTTCTCCGCTACTCGGGAACGGTGA